TCGCCGGAGCGTTCCACTGCACGATACCCTGGCCAAGCGTCCAGCTGATCAGGTTCGGGTTGGCGGTCGCCCACGTCTGCGTGTCGTTGCCGACGTTCGCCGAGAGGAGTGCGACGCCCGAGCCGACGCCGACGTAGTAGCCAGTGCTCAGGCCACCAGCGTTGACAACGCGGGCCGTAACGGTGTCGGGGCGATTATCCGTCGCCGAGGCAATGTTACCAGCTGCGTTCGTCTGCTCGATGTTCGTGTAGTAGTTGATGCCCGTCGTGAACGGCGTGCCGATCGTGACGTTGCCATTGATGCCGATGGCATCGTTGAAGCGGGCATTGTACAGCGTGGCCGGGAAGAGCAGGTTCGCGTCGGTCGTACCGTCGGTCAGACCGGAGTACGAGGCGCGGAAGTTGGTGAAGTGACCTTCGACCAGTTCCGTGAAGTTCGGCGTGAACGCGTTCGGGCCAGTGGCCGTGACCGTACCCGGGACGCCAAGTCCCGTGATGGTCGGGTTCGTCGCGCTGTGCAGCACGCGGCGGATGCCCGTGAAGCTGGTGTTACCAGCGCGGTCGATGACCGACGCGCGGTAGGTGTAGTAGCCTTCGGTCGCGATGTTCGCACCCAGCACGCGAGCGATCGGACGGTAACCGTCGATCATCGCGGTGCCGATCGCCGCAGCGGCCGGCGTGCAGTTCGGGGCGGTGATGAACGCCGATCCGATGCCACCATTCGCGGCCGTGAAGGCCGTACCAACGACGCAGGAACCCGTGAGGGCCGCCTGGTTCGCACGCGCCAGATAGTGCTCAGCCGTGTTCAGGCCCGAGCGCTCGTCAAGCGCTTCCGCGCCGAAGATCGTGTCCGTCGCCAACGGAACCGCGAGGAACGAGGTGCCCGTGAACACCGAGTTCGCGAGGACCGTGTACGTCGTCGTGTCGAGAGCCGAACCCGGGCCCTGACCCGGCGTCGCCGGCGTGGCAGAAGCGCCAGAACCAGCAGCAGCGGCCGAGTAGCGGATGGCCGGGGCAACGTTGTCGATGGCGAACTGCGCCGTCGTCGTCGTGCCCGTGTTGCCGAGCTGGTCGTTACCCGTGGCCGTGACCGTGTACACGAGGTTCGTGAAGTTGGTCGCGCATTCCGGGATACCAGCAGCCGTCGTCGGGCTCAGGGCAACGCCCGTCACGCCACAACCGCTGTAGGTCCACACGTTCGCCAGCGTACCCGTGCTCGTGCCGACGCCGTTGTCCGTGGTGGTCGTGTTGGCCGAGAAGCTGAACGGCGAGGCAATCACGCCCGAGAACCACGCGCCGCTCGCGACGCCAGCGATGGCGACGGTCGGGTTGGCGTAGTCAAGACGGATGGCGATCGGAGCCGGCACCGTGATCGACGTGCGGTAGCCCGTCGTGGCCGAAACCGTCGGCGCCGCGTTGTTGCTGTTGTCCTGAGCAGCGGCGACGCGCGGGAAATCGCTCGCGTTCGTCTGCGGGTGTTCCCAGCCAGTGCCGTTGATCGAGTACAGCGTGCTGCTCTTGCCGTAGGTCGTGGCAGCCGTGGCCGAGTACGGCACGGTCGCACCGAAGTTCGACATGTTCACCGAGGCCGACTGCACCGTACGGCCGGCGGTGTAGAACACCGGGACGTAGCGGATCGAGCCAGCGCCCGAGGCGTTCGGACCACCGTAGTAGTTGTACGCCACGCCCGACACCGTGCGCGTCGCCGCGGCGGTCGGGTTCGTGAACTGGACAGCCCAGCCGTCCACGTTCGTGAAGTTCAGGATGCTGTTGTTGTTCGTCGCCGAGAAGTTCTCAGCGCCAGCAGCCGTGCGGACCGACGCCTTGATGACGTGCAGGCCGTTCGTGTACTTGATCGTCGACGTGCCCGTGGCGAAGTCGGCTGTGAAGTCAGCGGTGTTGATCGAGAGCTGCACCGTGCCTTCGTTCGCCGCGTTGCCCGTGTACGTCTGCTCAGCGGCCGGCGCACCACAGTTGTTGCCCGTCGCGTCACACACGTAGACACGAACCGCGCTCACCGCCTGGCCGTTCGGCTGGAGGTTGAGCGAGACCTGGATCTGGTCGCGCGTGTTGTTGATGTCAACCGGCTGGTTGACCTGGGTGTTCGCCGAGAAGGTGATACCCGTGTTGGCCGGGCCACCCGCCGAAGCGACCGGACCCTGCGTCACGTTGGCGATCGTCACGTTCGCCGGAGCGGCAACCGTCACGGCAACCGACGACGACAGCGAGGACGCGGCGAAGTTCGTGTTGGCAGCCGAGGCAGCCGTCACGGTGATGATGGCCGTACCCGGCGCGTTCGCCGTGACAACACCAGCAGCAGAGACCGACGCAACCGTCGCCGACGACGACGTGTACGTGATCGTAGCGGCCGGCGCGCCCGAGGGCTGCGTCGCGTTGGCGCCGATCTGCGCCGTGTTGCCGATCGCGAGCGCCAGTGCAGCCGGCGTCACGTTCAGCGTAGCAATGCCGGTCGGAAGTGCCGTCACCGTGATGGCAACCGCCTGGCTGATCGACGTGCCGCCCGACAGGGCAGTCACCGTGATCGTGGCAACACCCGTACCAACCGCCGTCACAACACCAGCCGTCGAAACCGACGCGATCGTCGCGGACGACGAAGCGTAGGTGTACGTGGCGGTGCGGCCGGCCGGCTGAACGCTCGGCGACAGCGTGAGCGTCTGGTTCACCTGGAGCGACGCCGCAGACGGCGTCACCGTGAGGCCCGTGATCGCCGGAGCGACCGTGACGGACGCCGCGGCCGACTGGCCCGTGGACGCCGTGGCCGTGACCGTCGCGTTACCGGCGGCAACCGCCGTCACGCGGCAGGACGAGCCAGAAACGGCCGCCGTAGCAACCGTCGCCGAGCTCGTCGTGCAGCTGGCGAGCGTCGGGCCACCCGTGGTCGGGCCGCCCGAGATCTGCACGGCAAAGTTCACCGCTTCGCCAACGTTCATGCTGGCAGAAGGCGGCGTGATGGAGAGCGTGACAGGCGGGTTCGGTGTAACAGGCACCGTAACGTCATCGCCGCAAGCACCCAGCGCCAAGGCGCCAAGGCTCAGGGCAACAATCGCCTTGTTCCGAGAAAAGAGTTGCATTCATCCCCCTCTTTCGAGGTCGTGGAGGTAGCTGCCGTCGATGAGGGTGGGTTGCCTCATCCACAACGTCTTGCGATGGCAAGCGCTCGCCGCTTTGGCATGCGCTTCATCATGCGCTTCTCGCAGAGGAGCAGGACTTGGCTCGGGGAGCGGCCGAATCAACTTCCTGTCGTGCGAAAACCATGATGCCCGAAGAACCGAACTGCTGACCTGCGGGCCCTGCATCACGCGTCGCCAACCCAAGCGTCGGTTCCTCGTGACTCCTGCACGTGCGATCGCTCACACGTTTTCATACACACATAACCTGACGCACTTCGGCAGGAAAATGCGCGCTGTCCTCCCGAAGGCTGACACGCACACTTCTCCCGCCATCATCAAGTGCCAAAGCTAGGGGTGATCTGCCACACTAGTCAAGAAGGAGAATCACCCGGCTTTTCGCGACCGCTGTCACAATCCTGTGACCTAAGACCGAAAAGCGCCAGTTATCCACACTACCGGACTCGTCACGCCACCCCTCTCCTTCCGAATTCTGTGATACCAGGAATTGGACGGCCCCGACGGCACAAACGTCACATCCTCGGCAGCCACAGCCACTTGCGTCTATACTACGGCATGGCCGAGCCCCCCCGGATCCACGTCCCCGCTACCCGGGTGGTCCTCCCGCCCGCGCTCTCAGCGGAAGGTCCCGCCCTCAATGCGGCCCAGGCCGCCGCCGCCAGCCACGGCGACACCCCCCTCCTCATCGTCGCCGGGGCCGGCTCCGGGAAAACCCGCACCCTGATTCACCGGGTCGCCCACCTTATAGGTCGAGGGGTACCCGCCGGCCGCATTCTGCTGCTCACCTTCACCCGGCGCGCCTCGCAGGAAATGCTGGGGCGCTGTGAGCGATTGGTCGGCTCGGCGTCGCACCAGGTGCACGGCGGCACCTTTCACGGCGTCGCCCATCGCCTCCTGCGCCGCTTCGGGCCATCCGCCGGCCTCCCGGCCGACTTCACGATCCTCGATCAGGCCGACGCCTCGGATCTGATGGGAATCTCGCGGGCCGCCCTTGGCTACGCCGATCTCAAGAACGCGCCGCGCTCCGCGCCGCGCTTCCCGCGCGCCGAAACGCTGCAGTCGATCTACTCGCGACACGTCAATACCGAGCGCCCCATCGTCGATCTGCTCGGCGAACAGTGGCCGCACTTCCTCGCCTGGACCGGCGATATCGAGCGGCTGTTCGGCGACTACGTGAAGCGCAAAGCCGAGCGCAATCTGCTCGACTACGACGACCTCCTGCTCTCCTGGGCGCTGCTACTCGAGCAGGCACCGCCCATCGCCGAGCAGATTCGCGCGCTCTACGATCACGTGCTGGTCGATGAGTATCAGGACACGAATCCGCTGCAGTCGCGCATCCTCCGCGCGCTCTGCACCAACGGCAAGATCACTGTCGTCGGTGACGACGCGCAGAGTATCTATGCGTTCCGCGGCGCCACGATCCGCAACATCCTCGACTTTCCGCACCAGTTCCCAGGCACGCACATCGTCACGCTCGAGCGCAACTATCGCTCGACGAGTCCGATTCTCGATACCACGAACGCCCTCATCTCACGCAGCCGTGAGCGCTACTCGAAGCATCTCTGGACCGAGCGCACCGGCGGCGAGCCGCCCTGGCTGGTCACGGTGAAGGATGAACACGCGCAAACCGCGTTCGTGGTCGACCGGCTGCTCGAGCTGCACGAAGAAGGAATCCCCCTGCGCGAAATGGCGGTCCTCTTTCGCGCGGGCTATCTGTCGGCGGATCTCGAAATCGAGCTCGCCAACCGGCGAATACCGTACGAGAAGTGGGGCGGCCTCAAGTTCCTCGAAGCCGCGCACATCAAGGACATCCTTGCGTTCCTGCGCGTGCTGGAGAATCCGCTCGACGAAGTGAGTTGGTATCGTCTGCTCCGCCTGCTTCCCGGCGTGGGCGATGCCACGGCGCGCGCGGCGATCGACCTGCTGGCGCAGCACGGCTGGGAACCCATGGCGCTCGGTGCGACCAAGGCCCCGTCGCGCGCGCGGCCGGCGCTGCAGGCATTGGCCGCGCTCCTCGATGGTATGCGTCGCGTGGAACGCAGCAACACTCCGCATTCCCCGGCCGAAACCATCCGGCTGTGCCGTCATCTGTACGATCCGATCCTGCAGGGCACCTACGACGATGCCCCGCCGCGCATGGCCGATCTCGACCAGCTCGAAGTCATCGCGGCCGGCTACCCCGATCGCAGCACGTTCCTCTCGGCCTTGGCGCTCGAGCCACCGTCGAACACCCAGGATCTTGCCGTAGGCAGCACCGATGAAGACGACGCCCTGATTCTGTCCACGGCGCACTCGGCCAAGGGCAAGGAGTGGGATGCCGTGTTCGTGATTCACGCGTCCGACGGCGTGTTCCCGATGGCGCGGTCGGCCAATGACGATGCGCAGATCGACGAAGAGCGTCGCCTGCTGTACGTGGCGATGACGCGCGCGCGGGATCAACTCTTCGTGACGTACCCGTTGCACAGTTATGCCACGCGCACCGGCGCCGATTTCGCCTACAGTCAGCTGTCCCGTTTTCTCGACCCCGGGGTACGCTCCTCGATGCAACGGGTGACCGTTGGAGAGGAGATGCCCCCCGCCCTACCCGCCCTGCGCGGCGACGCGCCACCGCTCGATTTGCGCGCCCTGCTGCGTGGTCGCTTCCCCAGCGAGTAAGTTCCAGCGCACTTCACCTTGACGAGGATCCATTGAGTTTCTTCCGCAATCTCTCGGTCGCCGCGCTCGTCGCCATCACGACCGCCACGACCGCCGGTGCCCAGAGCACCGCGACCAAACCGGCGACCAAGCCGGCAGCAAAAGCTCCGGTCGACTCGTTTGCCTTGTCGTCGGCGTTGCCGGTCGATGCGTCCGTCAAAATCGGCACGCTGCCCAATGGCATCCGCTATTACATCCGACGCAACGCCAAGCCGGAACAGCGCGCGGAATTGCGTCTGGTGGTGAATGCCGGATCCATTCTGGAAGACGAAGACCAGCGGGGCCTGGCGCACTTCATCGAGCACATGGCCTTCAACGGCACGAAGTCTTTCGCGAAGAACGACATCGTGAAATACCTCGAGTCGATCGGCGTGCGCTTCGGCGCCGACCTGAATGCCTTCACGAGCTTCGACGAAACGGTGTACATCCTGCCCGTACCCACGGACAGCGCCGGCATTCTCGAAAAGAGCTTCCGCTTCCTGGGTGACGTCGCGACCGGCATTCTGTTCGACTCTACGGAAGTCGTGGCCGAACGCGGCGTCGTGTTGTCGGAGTGGCGCAATGGCCTCGGTGCCGGTGAGCGGCTGCGCGACAAGCAGTTTCCGGTGATCTTCCGCGGCTCGCGCTACGCCGAACGACTGCCCATCGGCAAGCCCGACATTCTCGAGAAGGCGAACCCGGCACCGCTCAAGCGCTTCTGGCGCGACTGGTACCGTCCCGACCTCATGGCGGTCGTGGCGGTCGGTGATGCCGACCCGAAGAAACTCGAAGCATTGATTCGCTCCACGTTCGGCGGCATTGCCCCGCGGAAGGGGGCCCGCGCGCGCACGATCGCGGCCGTGCCTACGCACGACTCAACGCTGATCTCGATTGCCACCGACAAGGAACTCAGCGGCTCGTCGGTCGGCGTGCTGTGGAAGAGCAAGGGGCGCACGACCCGCACCGTGGGCGACCTTCGACAGGATCTCCTGGAGCGTCTGTACAATCAGATGTTGAATCAGCGGTTCAGTGAGCTCGCACTCAAGCCCGAGACGCCATTCGTTGGCGCGGGCGCTGGCGGCGGCAGCTTCGTGCGCAGCAGCGAGTACTACTCGCTCGACGCACGGGCGAAGGAAGGGCAGCTCATGGAGTCGTTGCAGGCGCTGCTGACCGAAGCGGAGCGCGTGCGTCGTCATGGATTCCTGGCCGCCGAGCTCGATCGCGCCAAGACGAATACGCTGCGTGGCTACGAGCGCGCCTATCAGGAACGCGACAAGACACCATCGGGCGCATTCGTCGACGAGTATATCAACAATTTCCTGCAGGGCGAAGCGATTCCCGGCATCGCCTTCGAGTACGCCGCGATGCAGAAACTGCTGCCCACGGTCACCGTCGCGGAAGTGAACGCGCTTGGTGCCGGACGGGTTGGTGAAGCGAATCGCGTGGTCACCGTGAGCCTGCCCGAGAAAGACGGTCTCAAGGTGCCCTCCGACGCCGACATCCGCGCGGTGTTCGGCAAGGTGAATGCGGCCACGATTGCGCCGTGGGTGGAAACGGTCACGGCCGGCGCGCTGGTGGCCAGGGCGCCCGCCGTTGGACGGGTGGTGAGCGAGAAGAGAACCGAAGCGCTCAATCTCACGGAATGGACGTTGTCGAACGGCATCAAGGTGTTCGTGAAGCCCACCGACTTCACGGCCGATCAGATCGTGATGACGGGGTGGAGCCCGGGTGGTGCCAGTCTCGTGGCCGACAAGGACGTGTTCAAGACGTCGTTGGCGACTACGGTGATCGAGCGCGGTGGCGTCGGCGACTACTCGATCATCGATTTGAACAAGAAGCTCACCGGCAAGGTCGCGTCGGCATCGGCCGTGATTTCGGATCTCAGCGAAGGGGTGAGCGGGCGCGCCTCACCGAAGGATCTCGAAACGATGATGCAGCTCACCTGGCTGCGACTCACCTCGCCGCGCGCGGATACGTCGGCGTTCAAGGCGCTGCTGCAGCAGTTCGATCAGGTGCTCAAGAACAAGGATGCGAATCCGGCCGCGGTGTTCAGCGACACGGTGCAGATGACGCTGGCCGGCGGACATCCCCGTGTACGCCCGCTCTCGGCTGAGATGCTCAAGGAGCTCAACCTCGACGAGATGATGGCGATTTACCGCGATCGCTTTGCCGATCTGGGGGACTTCACGTTCCTCTTCGTCGGCAACGTGGATCTGGCGGTGTTGAAGCCCTTGGTCGAACAGTGGCTCGCGCCGCTGCCGGCCGCGGGTCGCAAGGAGACGTTCAAGGATGTCGGCCCCAAGCTGTTCAGCGGACAGATCGACAAGACGGTGCGCAAAGGCATCGCGCCACAGAGCCAGACGGCCATCCTGATGGCCGGCGCGGCCCCGTGGAGCCGCGAAGACTCGTATCTGCTGTCGTCGGTCGGCGAAGTGCTCGAGATGCGCCTGTTGGACCGTTTGCGCGAATCACTGGGCGGCACCTATTCGGTGTCGGTCAGTGCGCAGTTCTCGCGCAACCCGCGACAGGAATGGCAGCTCGTGATCGGGTACGGTTCGGCACCGGACAAAGCGGAATCGATGTTCGCCGCCGTGAAGCAGGAGCTCGATTCGCTGCGTCGTGTGCCGCCGAGTGCGGCGGAAGTGGAACGGGTGCGCGAGCAGCAGCGTCGTGAGCTCGAGCTGGCGCGCAAGCAGAATGGCTACTGGCTCAGCACCATCCGCGCGCGACTCGAGAACGGTGACGATCTTGGCACCATCGGCAACGAAGATCCGATGATCGCCAGCCTGACCGCCGAGAAGCTGGCCGCCGCGGCCAAGAAGTATCTCACGGAAGCGAACCGTGCGCGGTTCGTGCTGCTCCCCGAGAGCAAGTAACGAGAACTCGCCTCAGCGATCGTTGCGACTCACGGAATCCTTGTGGGTCGCAATGATGCGCTGAATCGCCCGCTTCAAGTCTCGCCCCTCGGCGACATACACCGAGTCGAACCGATCGAGGCGCTCGGCGTACACGCGGCGCGAGAGGAGCACCGCGTTGTTGAGCTTCACCTTCTGCGACCAACCGTCGGGATAGGTGCGAAGCTGCGGCCCGATGCTGTCCACGAGACGGGTGCGCGCGCGCGCGTACACGAGGTCGCGGGCGGCGATCCGCTGCGTGCTCGCTGAATCGGGCAGCGAGGCGAAGACCTGCTCGATCTCGTTCGAGGTACGCTCCCAAAACGCGCCCAGCAACAGATCGTCGTGCCACTCGTCTTCCGCGCGACGCAGTGACGCCGAATCGCCGCGCGCCCGGAAAAAGTGCTCGACGCCGCGGCCGCCCACAAACGTGGCAAAGGACTCGTTGAACGACACGGCTCCCTTGGCGAAGAACGTGTTGTGGAGCAATTCATGAATGATCGTATTGACGAGCGTCACCGAATCGGCTTTCACGGTGGTGCTCACGAGCGGATCATTGAACCAGCCAAGGGTGCTGAAGGCCGATGACGGTCCGACCGTCACGTCGAAGCCCTCGGCGCGCAGCGATTCGGCGGTGCGAAGCGCGCCCGGAAAATCGAAGAAGCCCTTGTACGGAAAGCGTCCGACGACTGGGAACCACCAGGTCTTTCGCTCGAGCCGGTCGCGGTAGGCCGCGGAAACGACCAGCACCAGCGTGTCGCGGTCAAGCCGCGAATAGGCGGTGAAGCTCTTGCCGGCCTTTAAATCGAGCGAGTCGATGGCGAAGCGACGCGCCTCCTCCACCAGACTGAGCTTCGCGCGCAGCACGGGATCGGTGGCGGAATCGGCCACCAGGCGCGCGATGGGCTGGCGCCTCGACAAGATCCGCGCTTCCTCATAGGCCGCGCGGGAGATGTAGCACCCGGTGGGGGTAATACCGAGAACGACGGCCAGCAGCACGGCGGTCGCACCGGAGATGCGGCGCAGTGATCGCCACGAGATCCGGCCGTGCGGCTTCCGTCGCTGCGGCATCCGACTGCGGTTGTCAATCCCGTGTTGCTCGTCGCCCTGCTCGGCTATCATTCTCGGTCCATGTCGTTCGTTCATCTGCACTGCCACTCCGAGTATTCGCTCCTCGACGGCGCGAATCGTATCGATGATCTGATCAAACGCGCACAGCATTACGAAATGCCTGCGCTGGCGATCACCGATCACGGTAACATGCATGCTGCCTGGGATTTCCAGGAGAAAGCGCGCAAGGCGGGCGTGAAGCCCATCATGGGGATGGAAGCGTATGTGGCGCCGGGTGACCGCCGCACACGCGGACGCCCGGGGCCGGGTCAGAAGCCGTACTATCACCTGGTCCTGCTAGCCCGTGATCTCGTTGGCTACAAGAATCTGGTCAAGCTGTCGTCGTTGGGGTACACCGAAGGCTTCTACACGAAGCCGCGAATCGACCGCGAATTGCTGGCCCAGTACTCCGAGGGGCTGATTGTCTCCTCAGCGTGTCTGGCCGGTGAAGTGGCCGGTCACCTCATGGACGACCGCATGGAGGCGGCGCGTGAAGCCGCCGCGTGGTATGCCGAGCTGTTCAAGGACCGCTACTACCTCGAAGTCCAGGCGCACACCAGCGAAGGACAGGCCAAGCTCAACGCCAAGATCCTGTCGCTGGGTGACGAGCTGGGGCTTCCCGTCATTGCCACGAACGACGCGCACTTCCTGAAGCACGAGGATCACGACGCGCACGACGTGCTGTTGTGCATCGGCCTTGGCAAGGATCGCAACGACCGCGATCGCATGAAGTACGACGACGGGTTGTACTTCAAGCCGCCCAACGAGATCCGCCCGTTCTTCCCGGGCCGCGAAGATGTGCTCACGAATACGCTGGCCATCGCGGATTCGGTAGACGTGCAGTTCGCGAAGAAGTACTACGTGCCGTCGTTCCCGCTGCCTCCCGGCGTCGAGACCGAGAACGAGTACCTCGTGCGCCTCTCCACCGATGGCGCGAAGGAACGGTACGGCGATCCGCTGCCGGCCAACGTGCAGGAGCGCCTCGACTACGAACTCGGCGTCATCACGAAGACGGGCTACGCCGGCTACTTCCTGATCACCGCCGACTTCATCAAGGCGGCGCGTGACCGCGGCATCCCGGTGGGACCGGGACGAGGCTCGGCGGCCGGATCGCTCGTGGCCTATTCGACACGCATTACCGACGTCTGTCCGCTCGAATTCGACCTGCTCTTCGAACGCTTCCTGAATCCCGAACGCGTCTCGATGCCCGACGTGGACGTCGACTTCTGTTTCGAGCGACGCGGCGAAGTGATCGAGTACGTGCGGCA
This region of Gemmatimonas groenlandica genomic DNA includes:
- a CDS encoding ATP-dependent helicase; this encodes MAEPPRIHVPATRVVLPPALSAEGPALNAAQAAAASHGDTPLLIVAGAGSGKTRTLIHRVAHLIGRGVPAGRILLLTFTRRASQEMLGRCERLVGSASHQVHGGTFHGVAHRLLRRFGPSAGLPADFTILDQADASDLMGISRAALGYADLKNAPRSAPRFPRAETLQSIYSRHVNTERPIVDLLGEQWPHFLAWTGDIERLFGDYVKRKAERNLLDYDDLLLSWALLLEQAPPIAEQIRALYDHVLVDEYQDTNPLQSRILRALCTNGKITVVGDDAQSIYAFRGATIRNILDFPHQFPGTHIVTLERNYRSTSPILDTTNALISRSRERYSKHLWTERTGGEPPWLVTVKDEHAQTAFVVDRLLELHEEGIPLREMAVLFRAGYLSADLEIELANRRIPYEKWGGLKFLEAAHIKDILAFLRVLENPLDEVSWYRLLRLLPGVGDATARAAIDLLAQHGWEPMALGATKAPSRARPALQALAALLDGMRRVERSNTPHSPAETIRLCRHLYDPILQGTYDDAPPRMADLDQLEVIAAGYPDRSTFLSALALEPPSNTQDLAVGSTDEDDALILSTAHSAKGKEWDAVFVIHASDGVFPMARSANDDAQIDEERRLLYVAMTRARDQLFVTYPLHSYATRTGADFAYSQLSRFLDPGVRSSMQRVTVGEEMPPALPALRGDAPPLDLRALLRGRFPSE
- a CDS encoding aminopeptidase, which codes for MPQRRKPHGRISWRSLRRISGATAVLLAVVLGITPTGCYISRAAYEEARILSRRQPIARLVADSATDPVLRAKLSLVEEARRFAIDSLDLKAGKSFTAYSRLDRDTLVLVVSAAYRDRLERKTWWFPVVGRFPYKGFFDFPGALRTAESLRAEGFDVTVGPSSAFSTLGWFNDPLVSTTVKADSVTLVNTIIHELLHNTFFAKGAVSFNESFATFVGGRGVEHFFRARGDSASLRRAEDEWHDDLLLGAFWERTSNEIEQVFASLPDSASTQRIAARDLVYARARTRLVDSIGPQLRTYPDGWSQKVKLNNAVLLSRRVYAERLDRFDSVYVAEGRDLKRAIQRIIATHKDSVSRNDR
- a CDS encoding beta strand repeat-containing protein; this translates as MQLFSRNKAIVALSLGALALGACGDDVTVPVTPNPPVTLSITPPSASMNVGEAVNFAVQISGGPTTGGPTLASCTTSSATVATAAVSGSSCRVTAVAAGNATVTATASTGQSAAASVTVAPAITGLTVTPSAASLQVNQTLTLSPSVQPAGRTATYTYASSSATIASVSTAGVVTAVGTGVATITVTALSGGTSISQAVAITVTALPTGIATLNVTPAALALAIGNTAQIGANATQPSGAPAATITYTSSSATVASVSAAGVVTANAPGTAIITVTAASAANTNFAASSLSSSVAVTVAAPANVTIANVTQGPVASAGGPANTGITFSANTQVNQPVDINNTRDQIQVSLNLQPNGQAVSAVRVYVCDATGNNCGAPAAEQTYTGNAANEGTVQLSINTADFTADFATGTSTIKYTNGLHVIKASVRTAAGAENFSATNNNSILNFTNVDGWAVQFTNPTAAATRTVSGVAYNYYGGPNASGAGSIRYVPVFYTAGRTVQSASVNMSNFGATVPYSATAATTYGKSSTLYSINGTGWEHPQTNASDFPRVAAAQDNSNNAAPTVSATTGYRTSITVPAPIAIRLDYANPTVAIAGVASGAWFSGVIASPFSFSANTTTTDNGVGTSTGTLANVWTYSGCGVTGVALSPTTAAGIPECATNFTNLVYTVTATGNDQLGNTGTTTTAQFAIDNVAPAIRYSAAAAGSGASATPATPGQGPGSALDTTTYTVLANSVFTGTSFLAVPLATDTIFGAEALDERSGLNTAEHYLARANQAALTGSCVVGTAFTAANGGIGSAFITAPNCTPAAAAIGTAMIDGYRPIARVLGANIATEGYYTYRASVIDRAGNTSFTGIRRVLHSATNPTITGLGVPGTVTATGPNAFTPNFTELVEGHFTNFRASYSGLTDGTTDANLLFPATLYNARFNDAIGINGNVTIGTPFTTGINYYTNIEQTNAAGNIASATDNRPDTVTARVVNAGGLSTGYYVGVGSGVALLSANVGNDTQTWATANPNLISWTLGQGIVQWNAPATGVKAIVTATTNQINSPFDRVDFYELLAGNWQYIGSVDGKSSPSVSPVGAGPVYIADNGATRVWTYRLTQPVNGASSLNTPAALSSVSGRRFIAVGTGGTFAAPTVLKGRALSTNAGVTPSTVTP
- a CDS encoding M16 family metallopeptidase; this encodes MSFFRNLSVAALVAITTATTAGAQSTATKPATKPAAKAPVDSFALSSALPVDASVKIGTLPNGIRYYIRRNAKPEQRAELRLVVNAGSILEDEDQRGLAHFIEHMAFNGTKSFAKNDIVKYLESIGVRFGADLNAFTSFDETVYILPVPTDSAGILEKSFRFLGDVATGILFDSTEVVAERGVVLSEWRNGLGAGERLRDKQFPVIFRGSRYAERLPIGKPDILEKANPAPLKRFWRDWYRPDLMAVVAVGDADPKKLEALIRSTFGGIAPRKGARARTIAAVPTHDSTLISIATDKELSGSSVGVLWKSKGRTTRTVGDLRQDLLERLYNQMLNQRFSELALKPETPFVGAGAGGGSFVRSSEYYSLDARAKEGQLMESLQALLTEAERVRRHGFLAAELDRAKTNTLRGYERAYQERDKTPSGAFVDEYINNFLQGEAIPGIAFEYAAMQKLLPTVTVAEVNALGAGRVGEANRVVTVSLPEKDGLKVPSDADIRAVFGKVNAATIAPWVETVTAGALVARAPAVGRVVSEKRTEALNLTEWTLSNGIKVFVKPTDFTADQIVMTGWSPGGASLVADKDVFKTSLATTVIERGGVGDYSIIDLNKKLTGKVASASAVISDLSEGVSGRASPKDLETMMQLTWLRLTSPRADTSAFKALLQQFDQVLKNKDANPAAVFSDTVQMTLAGGHPRVRPLSAEMLKELNLDEMMAIYRDRFADLGDFTFLFVGNVDLAVLKPLVEQWLAPLPAAGRKETFKDVGPKLFSGQIDKTVRKGIAPQSQTAILMAGAAPWSREDSYLLSSVGEVLEMRLLDRLRESLGGTYSVSVSAQFSRNPRQEWQLVIGYGSAPDKAESMFAAVKQELDSLRRVPPSAAEVERVREQQRRELELARKQNGYWLSTIRARLENGDDLGTIGNEDPMIASLTAEKLAAAAKKYLTEANRARFVLLPESK